One Candidatus Dormiibacterota bacterium genomic window, GCTGGGTGATCGACCGACTAGCCGCCAATCCATGGACGCGCGACGCGACGGTCACGACGTTCCAGCCACTAACCGACACCAGCTACATCCCATGTGTCAGCCTGCTCGACTTCTGGCTCGTCGAGGGCAAGCTGCAGCTCGGCGTCTACGCTCTCGCGATCGACTTCGGAACGAAAGGCTACGCCAATCTCGTCGAGCTCGCGGCGCTACAAACTCGCGTGGCTAGCGAACTCGGCGTTGGGGTCGGCACGCTGACGATGACGGTGAAGTCGGCCCACATTTATCAGACCGAGCTCGGCCAGATGCGACGCATCATCGCGGGGACATAGGGTTAACCACGCCGAGGAGAACCTATCTAACTGACGGGCTGGCGACCAGGACCTTTTGCCCGCCACAGGACGGACACGCATGAACGGTCACGACCGTTGCGGCGACCAGGCTGACGGCGTGCCTTGTCACGGGGCGAACCATTTCCTGGCATCCCTCGCACAGAACGAGGTCGCTGTCGCTCTTCTCGTCAGGCACCGGTGAAAGCCTCAGTCAGAGGGTAGATCACTCCGGGAAAGGCGTCAAGGCTGCCCCAGCTTTAGAAGCGAGGAGCGTCGTCGGTACCAAGAATGCCGCCATCATGGGCACGGCGATATCGGCCCAAACGCCGAGCACCATCAATAGGGCCGCGATCAGCAGCCCGACGCCGGTCGGCCAAGGCGACGAAGAGGACTCGACCGACCAGGAGGATCGCGCTTTGCCGTCGTGCTCATGGCTACTGATTCTCGCCGAGATTGATGGTACGCACGGTACACGACGCGACCAGACGGCGCGGTGGTGGTTCATAATTTGGGTGGACGGCGGTTCAGGGGTTAGAGGAAGGGGCAATACGGTGGGGACATCCTTTTCACGGCGGCTTTTCAAGACCCTCGTCGCCGGCATCCTGGTTGTGGCGAGCTCCACCGCGGGGGCTTCGGCGGCGCTAGCCGAAGACCAGCATGGCTCGGCGCAGCCTGACTTCGGACCCAACGTCTTCGTCTTCAGCCCCAGCACGCCACAGAGCGAGATCCAGGCAAAGGTCGATGCCGTGGCCAGCCTGCAGGTCTCCAACCAGTTCGGAACACAACGTTACGCGCTGCTTTTCAAGCCGGGCACCTACGGATCGAAGGCCAATCCCCTCAGTTTCCAACTCGGCTACTACACCGCGGTAGCGGGCCTTGGTCTCTCACCCAACGACGTCGTCATCAACGGCTCGATCGATGTCTACAACCAGTGCGCTGGCAACTTCTGCACCGCGCTCAACAACTTCTGGCGCTCGATGTCCAACCTCACGATCAACGTAACCAAGCCGGCCGGTTGCCGAGAGCGCGAATTCTGGGCAGTCTCGCAGGCGGCCCCAATGCGACGGGTCCAGGTCAATGGCCCGTCGACCCTGATGGACTATTGCACCGGTCCGTCCTACGCGAGTGGCGGCTTCATCGCCGATTCGGGGTTCAGCGGCCTTGTGGTCAACGGTTCGCAACAGCAGTGGATGACGAGAAACAGCACGCTGGGCGGCCCCTGGACCAACGCGGTCTGGAACCAGGTCTTCTCCGGCGTCGTCGGCGCGCCGGCCCAGAGCTTTCCGAATCCGCCCTACACCACGTTGCCGGCCAGTCCGGTGACCCGCGAGGCCCCCGTCCTCTACGTGGACTCGCGCGGCAACTACAACGTGTTCGTGCCGGCGGTGCGGCGCAACTCGGTGGGCACGACCTGGGGCAGTGGCCCTGCCGCCGGTTCGTCCATCCCGCTGGAGCGCTTTTTCGTTGCCCTCCCGAGTGACTCGGCCCGCACGATCAACCGGCAACTGGCGAGAGGCAAGAGCCTGCTTCTTACCCCAGGGATCTATCACCTGGACCGAAGCATCCAGGTCGGGCGCGAGGGCACCGTCGTCCTGGGTCTTGGCTTCCCCACATTGATTCCGGAGGACGGGACCGTTTCCGTGAAGGTCGTCAACGGCGTTGTCCTTTCCGGGCTGATCTTCGACGCCGGGCCGGAGAACTCTCCGGTGCTGCTGCAGGTGGGGACTCAAGACGACAACCCGGGCGAGGATAACGCCTCGCGATCGGCCCAGTCGGGCAACGAGAATGGTGGAAGATTTGCTGGCCCGACCTCGCTGCACGACATCTTCTTCCGCATTGGCGGTGCCACACCCGGCAGAGCGACGACCAGCCTGGTGGTCAACAGCGACAACACCATCCTCGACAACATCTGGGCCTGGCGCGCCGACCACGGCAGCGGCGTCGGCTGGACCAGCAACACGGCCGATACTGGTGTCGTCGTCAACGGTGACAACGTGATCGCCTACGGCCTATTCGTCGAGCACTACCAGAAGACCGAGGTGATCTGGAACGGGAATGGCGGCACCGACGTCTTCTTCCAGAACGAGATGCCGTACGATCCGCCGAGCCAGGCGGCGTGGATGGAGGCGCCCGCTGTCGACGGCTGGGCGGCGTTCAAAGTTGCCGGCGAGGTGGATCGCTTCGCCGGTTACGGGATGGGCAGCTACAGCTTCTTCAACCAGGGTGTCAACATCTACGCCGCGCACGCGTTCGAGGTTCCGACGACCCTCCCGCCGTCCAGCCTCCACGACCTGCTCACCATCTTCCTCGATGCCACGCACGGGAAAGGCGGCATTTTGCACGTTGTGAACGACGCGGGCGGATCGTCGACAATCGCCAATCCGGACGTCCCGGTGACCGTGGTTGCCTACCCCTGATGCCAGATAGGAGCCGAGCGATTGTCGCTTTAGGAGCGCTTGCGGTCGGACTGCGTCTTCGAGCGTGAGACGACCGATAAGACGAAGATGATGGCGGCCGCGCCCAGGATGGCCGTGAGGACGGGCACGCCGCCGGCGGTCATGTCGCCCGGGATCTTCCAGCGGAACATTTCGACGAGGAGCCAGGAGCCGATCAGGGCCCCAAAGATCGCTCCTACCAGACCGTACGGCAGTCGACCCTGGGTCATCCGCTCGGCGACGAAACCGCAGACCGCAGCGATAAGGACGAGCACGACCAGGTTCTCAAGGTTCATTCAATAGCCTCCACCGCGAGTAACCGCAGGGCTTGATGCCTCCTGTTGCTGGCGGCCATCTTCCACAGAGTTGTGGCCGCGCCGCGACTGGCTCGTCACGGGCGAACGTTTTGCCTTATCGTTGGCCATCGTGCGCAACCGGGCACGCAGCGTGGGAATCGCACTCCTCGTGATCCTCCTGGTCGGGTGCGGCCAGCCCTCCCTGACGTCTAGTCCGACCGCGAGCACGGGCCCTTCGCACGCCGCCTCGCCGTCACCCACCCCGCTGTTCGGCTTTCCGGTGGCGAGCGGGGTCACCTGTCGGGACCTGAGATCTCTCGGCCTGGAACGGGCGCTGCTGTACGCCTCCGATCAAAACCAGCCGGATCGGCGCGATGTGGTCCTGTGCGATGCTCGAGATACCGCGCGTCCCAGGAGTCTCCAGGCGCTCGTTGGCTCCTCTGATCAGCGCTTTCTCGGCAGGGACCTGATCGGCTACGTTGCTCTCAAGGGCGGCGGACCGTCATCGCCCACCGACCAGTTCACGTCGGTTGTGACGACTCTCAACCTGACAACCGGCCAGACCGCGGAGCTCGCCAGCAGCCGGGGCGTGGCATTGGCCGCCGGCTGGAGCGCTGATGGCTCGATGGTTGCCTACTT contains:
- a CDS encoding thymidylate synthase, which gives rise to MSEVFVPVRIEVMTLGEAWIAIAAAILNDGVVGSWEGLPIVEVFRATLDVYSPSVDDPIIAQHGDPERLAWMHANFTEDSQVAEVGDADSYATRLYDYAHAGRDQIRWVIDRLAANPWTRDATVTTFQPLTDTSYIPCVSLLDFWLVEGKLQLGVYALAIDFGTKGYANLVELAALQTRVASELGVGVGTLTMTVKSAHIYQTELGQMRRIIAGT
- a CDS encoding adenylyl cyclase, with translation MGTAISAQTPSTINRAAISSPTPVGQGDEEDSTDQEDRALPSCSWLLILAEIDGTHGTRRDQTARWWFIIWVDGGSGVRGRGNTVGTSFSRRLFKTLVAGILVVASSTAGASAALAEDQHGSAQPDFGPNVFVFSPSTPQSEIQAKVDAVASLQVSNQFGTQRYALLFKPGTYGSKANPLSFQLGYYTAVAGLGLSPNDVVINGSIDVYNQCAGNFCTALNNFWRSMSNLTINVTKPAGCREREFWAVSQAAPMRRVQVNGPSTLMDYCTGPSYASGGFIADSGFSGLVVNGSQQQWMTRNSTLGGPWTNAVWNQVFSGVVGAPAQSFPNPPYTTLPASPVTREAPVLYVDSRGNYNVFVPAVRRNSVGTTWGSGPAAGSSIPLERFFVALPSDSARTINRQLARGKSLLLTPGIYHLDRSIQVGREGTVVLGLGFPTLIPEDGTVSVKVVNGVVLSGLIFDAGPENSPVLLQVGTQDDNPGEDNASRSAQSGNENGGRFAGPTSLHDIFFRIGGATPGRATTSLVVNSDNTILDNIWAWRADHGSGVGWTSNTADTGVVVNGDNVIAYGLFVEHYQKTEVIWNGNGGTDVFFQNEMPYDPPSQAAWMEAPAVDGWAAFKVAGEVDRFAGYGMGSYSFFNQGVNIYAAHAFEVPTTLPPSSLHDLLTIFLDATHGKGGILHVVNDAGGSSTIANPDVPVTVVAYP
- a CDS encoding GlsB/YeaQ/YmgE family stress response membrane protein; protein product: MNLENLVVLVLIAAVCGFVAERMTQGRLPYGLVGAIFGALIGSWLLVEMFRWKIPGDMTAGGVPVLTAILGAAAIIFVLSVVSRSKTQSDRKRS